A stretch of Methanomicrobiales archaeon DNA encodes these proteins:
- a CDS encoding winged helix-turn-helix transcriptional regulator, producing the protein MRWKVFLLVFFMGTMCLIAYEYASTDDTRSSSVNFPASEIDNTYPATILNPPIHAMLFDLLSSLSAVIPLPFEIIASIGLWSYLGYRRVFRKNTLENENRLKIYETIKNQPGMHVSAISQETGLNSGTVQYHLKILQVTGKVISHRERGLKRYYRNVGGIPPGTNTNENHLDNDTEKAIVNLLIRNPGLSRKDIATMIDISGPSVTWHMARLHKAQLVRIEKDGKYKRYYSNPREAEEVLDEPLTGVMKTSSCEIMS; encoded by the coding sequence ATGAGGTGGAAGGTGTTTTTGCTCGTTTTTTTCATGGGCACAATGTGCCTCATTGCCTATGAATATGCCAGCACAGACGATACACGGTCTTCATCCGTTAATTTCCCTGCGAGCGAGATCGACAATACGTATCCTGCTACGATTCTAAATCCACCAATCCATGCCATGCTATTTGATCTGTTATCGTCTCTTTCTGCCGTTATTCCCCTTCCATTCGAAATAATCGCGTCTATCGGTTTGTGGTCGTATCTTGGATACAGGAGAGTATTCAGGAAGAACACATTGGAAAATGAAAATCGGTTGAAAATATACGAAACAATAAAAAATCAGCCTGGGATGCATGTCAGTGCGATATCTCAGGAAACTGGATTGAACAGTGGCACTGTACAGTATCACCTCAAAATATTGCAGGTAACCGGTAAAGTGATTTCCCATCGAGAACGAGGACTCAAGCGATATTACAGAAATGTCGGGGGAATCCCGCCTGGAACGAATACCAATGAAAATCATCTCGATAATGACACTGAAAAGGCTATTGTCAATCTGCTTATCCGAAATCCGGGACTATCACGAAAGGATATCGCCACAATGATCGACATATCCGGCCCATCCGTGACCTGGCATATGGCGCGGCTGCATAAAGCGCAGCTGGTGCGCATCGAGAAAGATGGAAAGTACAAGAGGTACTATAGCAATCCAAGGGAAGCTGAAGAGGTTCTCGATGAACCTCTAACAGGAGTCATGAAGACATCTTCCTGTGAGATAATGAGTTAA